One window of the Acaryochloris sp. CCMEE 5410 genome contains the following:
- a CDS encoding pentapeptide repeat-containing protein, whose protein sequence is MASREHLNILNQGVKAWNQWRDANPNIRPNLQLANLNGKNLSKINFSRADLSGADLSGTELRHAHLIGANLSRAFMRWSDLSRATLRGAYLWGADLSGTTLEQVDLSYAKLRGATMRWADLSFARLTQANLRGATLSGATLCRSILRKADCSWTELRWADMRGANLYETDLRWTDLRGADLRYSSLDYAIALSSDFTGATFTGASIENWKISNDTKFDEVDCAYIYLKSSQRDRHPLAGDFISGEFINLVQKPVGTIDLLFLHGIDWLAFVAAYQALTNEFVQCDIDIQAIEKKSGGAFTVRLEVPVDANYEAIEAQAKQHYTAQLKAIERRYKSQLNATDVELKIYRQKNADIKEITKLLAVRPLKARNKAALQHQPNLRVPS, encoded by the coding sequence ATGGCGAGTCGAGAGCATCTAAACATACTGAATCAGGGCGTTAAAGCCTGGAATCAGTGGAGAGATGCCAACCCTAATATTCGTCCTAATCTGCAATTGGCAAACCTGAATGGCAAAAACCTCAGCAAGATCAATTTCAGTCGAGCGGATCTGAGCGGTGCGGATCTGAGTGGAACAGAACTCAGGCATGCTCACCTAATTGGCGCTAATCTCAGCCGGGCCTTTATGCGTTGGTCGGATTTGAGTCGAGCCACCTTGAGAGGGGCCTATTTATGGGGAGCCGATTTAAGTGGCACCACCCTGGAACAGGTGGACCTAAGCTATGCCAAACTGCGTGGGGCAACCATGCGTTGGGCTGACCTTAGCTTTGCCAGACTCACCCAGGCTAACCTCCGAGGGGCCACCCTGAGTGGGGCCACCCTTTGCCGTTCGATTCTGAGAAAGGCAGATTGCAGTTGGACAGAACTTCGCTGGGCCGATATGCGGGGAGCCAACCTATATGAAACGGATTTACGATGGACGGATCTGCGCGGGGCCGATTTGCGGTATTCGTCGTTAGATTATGCGATCGCACTTTCGTCTGACTTTACTGGAGCCACCTTTACTGGGGCCAGTATCGAAAACTGGAAAATCAGTAACGACACTAAATTTGATGAAGTGGACTGTGCTTATATTTACCTCAAATCTTCCCAACGCGATCGCCATCCCCTAGCAGGTGACTTTATCTCCGGTGAGTTTATCAACCTGGTGCAAAAACCCGTTGGAACCATTGACTTACTCTTCTTGCACGGTATCGATTGGTTGGCCTTTGTCGCCGCTTATCAAGCACTTACCAATGAATTTGTCCAGTGTGATATCGATATTCAGGCCATTGAGAAGAAAAGTGGAGGCGCTTTTACCGTCCGATTAGAAGTTCCTGTTGATGCCAATTATGAGGCGATTGAAGCTCAGGCAAAACAGCATTACACTGCTCAGCTTAAAGCGATTGAGAGACGATATAAATCTCAGCTCAATGCCACTGACGTGGAATTAAAAATTTACCGCCAGAAAAATGCTGATATCAAGGAGATTACCAAACTGCTAGCAGTTAGACCGTTAAAAGCGAGGAATAAAGCGGCTCTTCAACATCAGCCTAATTTGCGAGTGCCCTCTTAA
- a CDS encoding DnaJ C-terminal domain-containing protein — protein sequence MQNFRNYYDILKVSKEASTEEIKRSYRKLARQYHPDLNPGDKAAEEQFKTISEAYDVLSDVEKRSKYDQFGQYWQQQGFQKSSSPQSTKKWGRQTNPFVSDKVDFSEFADFQEFLDQLLERPYGKKSNARKQTRSKPKSSAAGQRDAEARLTLPLEKAYAGGRERIRLEDGRSLEVSMPMGMVSGQRIRLKGQGTSGGDLYLKIDVSPHAFYRLEGNDIICELPITCAEAILGGQIEAPTLDGWVKVTIPSGVRSGQRLRLGGKGYPTSNGKRGDQLVEIRIESPKNISPRERELYEQIRQIETYKPRANLPI from the coding sequence ATGCAGAACTTCCGCAATTACTACGACATTCTTAAGGTGTCTAAAGAGGCATCCACGGAAGAGATTAAGCGTTCCTATCGAAAATTAGCCCGACAATATCATCCTGATTTGAACCCGGGCGATAAGGCGGCGGAAGAGCAGTTCAAAACCATCAGTGAAGCCTACGATGTCTTGTCGGATGTCGAAAAGCGTTCTAAGTATGATCAGTTCGGCCAATATTGGCAACAGCAGGGATTTCAAAAATCGAGCAGTCCCCAATCGACGAAGAAATGGGGACGACAGACCAATCCCTTTGTCTCGGACAAGGTGGATTTTAGTGAATTTGCAGATTTTCAAGAATTTTTAGATCAGCTCTTAGAACGGCCCTATGGCAAGAAAAGCAATGCTCGTAAGCAAACGAGAAGCAAGCCGAAATCGTCTGCTGCGGGCCAGAGAGATGCCGAAGCTCGCCTGACTCTGCCCTTGGAAAAGGCTTATGCCGGGGGCAGAGAGCGCATTCGCTTGGAAGATGGACGGTCTTTAGAAGTGTCGATGCCCATGGGGATGGTGTCAGGCCAGCGTATTCGTCTGAAAGGACAGGGAACTTCTGGCGGTGACCTTTATCTCAAAATTGATGTTTCTCCTCATGCCTTCTATCGCTTAGAAGGGAACGATATTATTTGCGAACTACCAATTACCTGTGCAGAAGCCATCCTGGGGGGACAAATCGAAGCCCCCACCTTAGATGGATGGGTGAAGGTGACTATTCCTAGCGGGGTTCGTTCCGGTCAGCGGCTGCGGCTGGGGGGAAAAGGATATCCCACGTCTAATGGGAAACGAGGCGATCAATTAGTTGAGATTCGCATCGAATCGCCTAAAAATATTAGCCCAAGAGAGCGGGAACTATACGAACAAATCCGCCAAATTGAAACCTATAAACCGCGAGCAAATTTACCGATTTAA
- a CDS encoding response regulator produces the protein MPMSHQPADPFDIASPLSLANPFAAFIDQTVDIFVAYDQDLRIITINRIGAQRLQRPYEQILGQTNQQLFGPQAELIDPFLISALESGERVFAEQELVFNQQRYYYDTIYTPTTDARTGERQVWGICRDITIKKDLQKKREALLKQQTIQIEERFRTSFNNAAIAKALIALDGSWLQVNPALSQLLGYDPAELLKLRIEDLTHPEDQDIDRHQVRQLLIGQTSSYQIEKRFLHRLGHTLSVLLSVALIRNSQGNPSYFIAEMQDVTQRKQAEAALYLQLQKTLQLQTALQTKNQALQESSQAAQAANLAKSEFLAMISHEIRTPMNAVIGMTDLLKDTHLDPHQQDFVETIRTSGESLLNIINDILDFSKIESGKLELELHPFPLSTCIEEALDIVNSKATAKGLELAYLIEPGTPNHIQGDANRLRQILVNLLGNAVKFTADGEVIVTISARDVATAEMTPEVPLFLHELLFEVKDTGIGIAPEHQQKLFQSFCQLDSSITREYGGTGLGLAISKQLCELMGGTIWVESQVGIGSRFFFTIAASALPGLEDHRATESQFQNKRVLIVEDNASTGQILCQQVQAWGLVPTLASSGLEALAWVKKERFDVAIADLQLPTMTWSRLLSELTQNHIQAPLPIIGLCAIGESAAVWQYQPLLSASLSKPVKQFRLYQTLLKALSTHQSDLTQPSISQPPPKPAPSSVRILVAEDNVINQKVILKLLDRLGYQADLVTNGLEVLTALQEQSYDVVLMDVQMPEMDGITTAQSICEQWDKTTRPHIVAMTANTMQGDRESYLAAGMDDYIAKPIRLKGLEQILSEFTEAKCT, from the coding sequence ATGCCCATGTCCCACCAGCCCGCTGATCCATTCGACATTGCGTCCCCTTTGTCCTTGGCCAATCCCTTCGCGGCCTTTATCGACCAAACGGTTGATATTTTTGTGGCCTACGACCAGGATCTGCGAATTATCACCATCAACCGCATCGGGGCACAGCGGTTGCAGCGACCCTATGAACAAATCCTGGGACAAACCAATCAGCAACTCTTTGGACCTCAGGCAGAACTGATCGATCCGTTTCTGATATCGGCCTTAGAATCTGGGGAACGAGTGTTTGCTGAACAAGAACTTGTGTTTAATCAGCAGCGCTACTATTACGACACGATTTATACTCCAACCACAGATGCCCGAACAGGCGAACGGCAGGTGTGGGGAATTTGCCGAGATATCACCATCAAAAAGGATCTACAAAAGAAACGGGAAGCTCTCCTCAAACAGCAAACCATCCAGATCGAGGAGCGATTTCGGACATCGTTTAATAATGCGGCCATCGCCAAGGCATTAATTGCCCTGGATGGGTCATGGCTTCAAGTCAATCCAGCCCTCAGCCAACTCCTCGGCTATGACCCAGCTGAATTGCTGAAGTTACGCATTGAAGACCTCACTCACCCGGAGGATCAAGACATTGATCGGCATCAAGTCCGCCAGCTACTAATCGGCCAAACGTCTAGCTACCAAATTGAAAAACGGTTCCTCCATCGTTTAGGCCACACTCTGTCCGTCCTTTTAAGCGTCGCCCTCATCCGCAATTCCCAAGGCAACCCCTCCTATTTCATTGCTGAAATGCAGGATGTTACCCAACGCAAACAAGCCGAAGCCGCCCTGTATCTTCAGCTCCAGAAAACCCTGCAATTGCAGACTGCCCTCCAAACCAAAAACCAAGCGCTACAAGAAAGTAGCCAAGCAGCCCAAGCGGCGAACCTAGCTAAAAGTGAGTTTCTAGCCATGATTAGTCATGAAATCCGCACGCCCATGAATGCTGTCATTGGCATGACGGATCTACTGAAAGATACTCACCTCGATCCCCATCAGCAAGATTTTGTGGAAACGATTCGAACCAGCGGTGAGTCACTCCTCAATATCATTAATGACATTCTCGATTTCTCCAAGATCGAGTCGGGGAAACTAGAACTAGAGCTTCACCCTTTCCCTCTTTCCACTTGTATTGAAGAAGCCTTAGATATCGTTAATTCCAAAGCGACGGCCAAAGGGCTGGAACTGGCATATTTGATTGAACCTGGAACCCCCAATCATATCCAGGGAGATGCCAATCGTCTCCGGCAAATCCTCGTTAACTTGCTGGGGAATGCGGTGAAGTTCACGGCTGATGGCGAAGTGATTGTGACCATCTCTGCCCGAGATGTTGCCACTGCTGAAATGACCCCGGAAGTTCCTTTATTCCTCCATGAACTCCTCTTTGAAGTCAAAGATACCGGTATTGGTATTGCGCCAGAACATCAGCAGAAGTTGTTTCAGTCCTTTTGCCAACTGGACTCTTCCATTACCCGGGAGTATGGTGGAACGGGCTTAGGATTGGCCATTAGCAAGCAACTCTGCGAGCTGATGGGTGGAACCATTTGGGTGGAAAGTCAGGTGGGAATAGGCTCAAGATTTTTCTTTACCATTGCCGCTTCTGCCTTACCCGGCCTGGAGGATCACCGAGCCACGGAGTCCCAATTTCAAAACAAGCGGGTTTTAATCGTCGAGGACAACGCCAGTACGGGGCAGATTCTTTGCCAACAAGTCCAGGCATGGGGTTTAGTTCCTACCCTGGCTTCTTCTGGCTTGGAGGCGTTGGCATGGGTCAAGAAGGAACGTTTTGATGTTGCGATCGCAGATCTGCAACTCCCCACCATGACCTGGTCCCGACTCCTATCTGAACTAACCCAAAATCATATCCAAGCCCCGCTTCCAATTATTGGCTTATGTGCCATCGGGGAAAGTGCTGCCGTCTGGCAATATCAGCCCCTGCTATCCGCCTCCCTCAGCAAACCGGTTAAGCAATTTAGGCTCTACCAAACCCTTCTTAAGGCGCTCTCCACCCACCAATCTGATCTTACCCAGCCTTCCATATCCCAACCCCCTCCCAAACCAGCGCCCTCCTCCGTCAGAATTTTGGTAGCAGAAGATAATGTTATTAACCAAAAGGTCATTCTTAAACTGTTAGACCGCTTAGGTTACCAGGCGGATTTAGTCACCAATGGCTTGGAGGTACTCACTGCCCTGCAAGAGCAATCCTATGACGTGGTGCTAATGGATGTACAAATGCCGGAGATGGACGGCATCACCACGGCCCAGAGCATTTGTGAACAGTGGGATAAAACGA
- the dnaK gene encoding molecular chaperone DnaK has product MGRIVGIDLGTTNSVVAVMEGGKPVVIANTEGSRTTPSVVAFGKEGERLIGQLARRQSVLNPQNTFYAFKRYVGRRYSELSAFSKRVPYTIRRDQADNVKIKCPALEREFAPEEVSAMILRKLADEASRFLGEPITGAVITVPAYFNDAQRQATRDAGRIAGLEVKRIINEPTAAALAYGLDNQYNQTVMVVDLGGGTFDVSILDVGDSVFEVRATAGDTQLGGTDFDRVIVDWLAEQFLEKENIDLRREPQSLQRLTEAAEKAKIELSGLPETNVSLPFITATEEGPKHMDMVLSRGQFENLCADLAERLQAPVERALRDSNLRSIDIDEVVLVGGSTRIPMVQTLIGQMINKRPNQNVNPDEVVAVGAAIQAGITAGDLQDIFLLDVTPLSFGLETIGGVMKTLIPRNTTIPVRRSDVFSTAQDNQNQVEVHVLQGERQLANNNKSLGRFQLRGIPPAPRGVPQVQVSFDIDANGILQVTAMDKYTGREQTITVQGAANLSDSEVNRMLQEAEQFADKDRLRRERIDKRNRGQDLISQCDRKLREITLDFGPQFASNLRRRVETLSRDLQDSINQDQDRQIDLDYANLQDALYELNQEVARVNQEYYDDEEELFPLPSMSSISEAVSKGVNKGVELVTGRPSSDDPPPRRSSSRMDGDFWEDWDDDDW; this is encoded by the coding sequence ATGGGCAGAATTGTCGGCATTGACCTAGGTACTACTAATTCAGTGGTGGCAGTGATGGAGGGGGGCAAGCCAGTTGTGATTGCCAATACCGAAGGCAGCCGTACAACTCCTTCTGTGGTGGCGTTTGGTAAAGAGGGAGAACGGCTGATTGGTCAATTGGCCCGCAGACAATCTGTCCTCAATCCTCAAAATACCTTCTATGCCTTTAAGCGATATGTGGGGCGTCGGTATAGTGAATTATCCGCTTTTTCCAAACGAGTACCCTACACCATCCGGCGGGATCAGGCGGACAATGTCAAAATAAAATGCCCAGCCTTGGAACGAGAATTCGCCCCGGAAGAAGTATCGGCCATGATTCTGCGGAAGCTTGCGGATGAGGCGAGTCGCTTTCTGGGAGAACCCATTACTGGGGCAGTGATTACCGTGCCTGCCTACTTTAATGATGCTCAGCGACAGGCCACGCGAGATGCGGGGCGAATTGCCGGGTTAGAGGTCAAGCGGATTATTAATGAGCCGACGGCGGCAGCCCTAGCCTATGGATTGGACAATCAGTATAACCAAACGGTGATGGTGGTTGACCTAGGCGGTGGTACCTTTGATGTCTCGATCCTAGATGTGGGAGATTCGGTCTTTGAAGTGCGAGCGACGGCTGGAGACACGCAGTTAGGCGGCACGGACTTCGACCGGGTTATTGTCGATTGGCTGGCGGAACAGTTTCTAGAGAAAGAAAATATTGATCTGCGCCGGGAACCCCAGTCTCTACAGCGCCTAACGGAAGCAGCAGAAAAGGCCAAAATCGAGCTATCGGGCTTACCGGAGACCAATGTGAGTCTGCCCTTTATCACGGCGACGGAAGAAGGCCCCAAACATATGGATATGGTGTTGAGTCGGGGCCAGTTTGAAAATTTATGTGCCGATCTAGCAGAGCGACTACAGGCTCCGGTGGAGCGGGCTTTGCGGGATAGTAATCTGCGCTCCATCGATATTGATGAAGTGGTGTTAGTGGGCGGCTCCACCCGCATCCCCATGGTCCAGACCCTGATCGGTCAGATGATCAACAAGCGTCCCAATCAGAATGTCAACCCGGATGAAGTGGTGGCCGTGGGCGCGGCGATCCAGGCTGGGATTACGGCAGGGGATTTGCAAGATATTTTCTTGCTGGATGTGACCCCCCTGTCTTTTGGTTTAGAAACCATTGGTGGGGTGATGAAGACCCTAATTCCGCGCAATACGACGATTCCGGTGCGGCGATCTGATGTCTTCTCGACGGCCCAGGACAATCAGAATCAGGTGGAAGTCCATGTGCTTCAAGGGGAACGACAGCTAGCCAATAACAATAAATCCTTGGGACGATTTCAGCTGCGGGGTATCCCCCCGGCCCCCCGAGGGGTGCCCCAGGTGCAGGTGTCTTTTGATATCGATGCCAATGGCATTCTGCAAGTGACGGCGATGGATAAATATACGGGCCGAGAACAAACCATTACGGTCCAAGGGGCGGCCAATCTGTCGGATTCTGAAGTCAACCGCATGCTCCAGGAAGCGGAGCAGTTTGCCGACAAGGATCGCCTGCGTCGGGAGCGAATTGATAAGCGAAACCGGGGGCAAGATCTGATTAGCCAATGCGATCGCAAGTTACGAGAAATCACCCTCGATTTTGGTCCCCAATTTGCCAGCAACTTGAGAAGACGAGTCGAAACCCTCTCCCGAGATTTACAAGACAGCATTAACCAGGATCAGGATCGCCAAATTGATTTGGACTATGCTAACCTCCAGGATGCCCTATACGAACTGAATCAAGAGGTAGCTCGTGTCAATCAAGAGTACTACGATGACGAAGAAGAGCTGTTCCCCTTGCCTTCCATGTCTTCGATTAGTGAGGCGGTCTCCAAAGGGGTGAATAAAGGTGTGGAATTGGTGACCGGGCGACCGTCGTCAGATGATCCACCCCCTCGTCGATCTTCGAGTCGAATGGATGGTGACTTCTGGGAAGACTGGGATGATGATGATTGGTAA
- the egtC gene encoding ergothioneine biosynthesis protein EgtC → MCRLLGYLGEPVSLDTFLIAPRHSLVAQSYQPKEMTAGLINADGFGMGWYKPASQHPPYRYRNSLPIWNDPNFEELCRYILSGSFLAYIRSATLGQSLQLSNCQPFGDRQLLGIHNGFIDQFRQTLYRPMRECLSDERYQSIEGTTDSEHILALIYETLAQNPTQTLAQALTQSLHQIQAWAKSYEVRVSLNIVLSDGESMTVSRYAYPDPPPSLYWLEVTHPVKGVLVASEPLDADVEMRSQFGERWQSIPANRLLTINPRGEIATHAL, encoded by the coding sequence ATGTGCCGTTTGTTGGGCTATTTAGGTGAACCGGTTTCGTTAGATACCTTTCTCATTGCCCCCCGCCATTCCCTCGTGGCCCAGAGCTACCAGCCCAAAGAAATGACGGCGGGTTTAATTAATGCCGATGGATTTGGTATGGGCTGGTATAAGCCAGCCTCCCAACACCCCCCCTATCGGTATCGCAATAGTTTACCCATTTGGAATGATCCCAATTTTGAGGAACTCTGTCGCTATATTTTGTCCGGGAGTTTTCTCGCCTATATTCGCAGCGCCACCCTGGGACAAAGCCTGCAGCTCAGTAATTGCCAGCCCTTCGGCGATCGCCAATTGCTGGGGATTCACAATGGCTTTATTGATCAGTTCCGTCAAACCCTCTATCGACCGATGCGAGAATGCCTCAGTGACGAACGCTACCAAAGTATTGAAGGAACGACGGACTCAGAACATATTCTGGCTTTAATTTATGAAACCCTGGCCCAAAATCCGACCCAGACCCTGGCCCAGGCTTTGACCCAATCCTTGCACCAGATCCAAGCTTGGGCAAAATCCTATGAGGTGCGGGTGAGCCTGAATATTGTGCTCAGTGATGGTGAATCTATGACCGTGTCTCGCTATGCCTATCCCGATCCGCCTCCATCTTTGTACTGGTTAGAGGTGACCCACCCAGTGAAAGGAGTGCTGGTGGCATCGGAGCCTTTGGATGCCGATGTAGAGATGCGATCGCAGTTTGGGGAGCGTTGGCAATCCATTCCAGCCAATCGCTTATTAACCATCAATCCCAGGGGAGAAATCGCCACCCATGCCCTCTAA
- a CDS encoding SUMF1/EgtB/PvdO family nonheme iron enzyme — protein sequence MPSKKLFSGTEPLQLAIKETLTQSRTRTLQLFEGISEETFRLQANPDFSPVGWHLGHIGFTEGLWLLEHEAGYAPLFPEYRRLFAADGLPKAERQNLPSFAEICAYLEQIRSQVWDYLLEAPLDTRAWLWHWLVQHESQHCETITWVLQLHHRQLQPVSFVPKNKPWPAASTSEEKPTLPDQDMVPIEGGPFLLGNDGVEALDNERKAHWVQVDAFWIDRFPVTQGQYQQFIEAGGYRQSQFWSDEGWQWLQENPVNHPTHWIAEGGADHPVCGVSWYEADAYARFVGKRLPTEAEWEKAACWQPNPQDLPTKRIYPWGNQTPENHHCNHGGLHWGTTPVHQYAKGQSAYGCFDLLGNVWEWTNTWFHPFPDFDPYPYKGYSMAYFDHQHRILKGGSWATQAPVLRGAFRNWYEPRIRIHFAGFRCAYG from the coding sequence ATGCCCTCTAAGAAACTATTTTCTGGAACCGAACCACTGCAATTAGCGATTAAGGAAACCCTGACCCAATCCCGCACCCGCACCCTTCAGCTTTTTGAAGGCATCAGCGAAGAGACGTTTCGCCTACAAGCCAATCCTGACTTTAGCCCGGTGGGGTGGCATTTGGGACATATTGGCTTTACGGAAGGACTGTGGCTTTTAGAACATGAAGCTGGATATGCCCCCCTGTTTCCTGAGTATCGGCGGTTATTTGCGGCGGATGGCTTACCGAAGGCTGAGCGCCAAAACCTGCCCTCCTTTGCGGAAATATGTGCCTATCTAGAGCAAATCCGGAGTCAAGTTTGGGACTATTTGCTAGAAGCCCCTCTAGACACTCGGGCTTGGCTATGGCATTGGTTAGTCCAGCACGAAAGCCAGCATTGCGAGACGATCACTTGGGTGCTCCAACTGCATCACCGACAATTACAGCCCGTTTCGTTTGTACCCAAGAATAAGCCATGGCCTGCTGCCAGTACCTCTGAAGAGAAGCCCACCCTGCCAGATCAAGACATGGTTCCCATTGAAGGGGGACCGTTTCTCTTAGGCAATGACGGTGTGGAAGCCCTCGATAACGAAAGAAAAGCCCATTGGGTTCAGGTGGATGCATTTTGGATCGATCGATTTCCCGTGACCCAAGGCCAGTATCAACAGTTCATCGAAGCGGGGGGATATCGTCAGTCCCAATTTTGGTCGGATGAGGGATGGCAATGGTTACAAGAGAATCCCGTTAACCATCCCACCCATTGGATTGCCGAGGGGGGAGCCGATCATCCCGTCTGTGGGGTGAGCTGGTATGAAGCAGATGCCTATGCTCGGTTTGTGGGCAAACGCCTGCCAACTGAGGCGGAATGGGAGAAGGCAGCCTGTTGGCAGCCTAACCCCCAGGATCTACCCACCAAGCGAATCTATCCTTGGGGCAACCAGACCCCGGAAAACCACCACTGTAATCATGGGGGCTTGCATTGGGGGACGACCCCCGTCCATCAGTATGCAAAAGGGCAAAGTGCCTATGGTTGTTTTGATTTACTAGGCAATGTTTGGGAATGGACGAATACTTGGTTTCATCCCTTTCCTGATTTTGACCCCTATCCCTATAAAGGCTATTCCATGGCTTATTTTGATCACCAGCATCGCATCTTAAAAGGGGGGAGTTGGGCTACCCAGGCCCCTGTCCTTCGGGGGGCCTTCCGTAATTGGTATGAGCCTCGGATTCGAATTCATTTTGCAGGGTTTCGCTGTGCCTATGGGTGA
- the egtD gene encoding L-histidine N(alpha)-methyltransferase codes for MLESVHTETQPLSAPSPTDLQSRLQITQLTSDSSSTTTQPGLDVIQGLSKTPKTLPAKYFYDDQGSQLFEQICELPEYYPTRTETAILQAYAAEIATITGPSELVELGSGSSTKTRLLLDAYVGMGLASWYCPIDVSGGILKQSAIHLLKDYPTLNIHGYVGTYEAALAALSPSQLPTRMICFLGSTLGNLNPQECERFFAELTQALQPGEYLLLGVDLQKSVQQLEAAYNDSQGVTAAFNLNMLHHLNQRFQGDFQVEHFHHQSFYNREEHQIEMHLVSQKAQQVNLAALDLTVEFEPAETIRTEISRKFDLETLKQQLRSVSQTWVQSSGGRETPTSKELTPLRTWTDANQWFGLVLCQCQEKAQVAQEG; via the coding sequence ATGCTTGAGTCTGTGCATACAGAAACTCAACCCCTGTCGGCACCATCCCCCACTGACCTTCAATCTCGTTTACAGATTACCCAATTAACCTCGGATTCGTCTTCGACCACTACCCAGCCCGGATTAGATGTGATTCAAGGGCTATCGAAAACCCCCAAAACGCTCCCGGCCAAGTATTTTTACGATGATCAAGGCTCCCAGCTGTTTGAACAAATCTGTGAGCTGCCGGAATATTACCCAACCCGAACTGAGACCGCTATTCTGCAGGCCTATGCAGCCGAAATCGCCACCATCACTGGCCCGAGTGAGTTAGTGGAACTGGGCAGTGGCAGCTCTACCAAGACACGATTGTTGTTAGATGCCTATGTGGGTATGGGGTTGGCCTCCTGGTACTGCCCGATTGATGTCAGCGGCGGCATCCTCAAACAGAGCGCCATCCATTTGCTAAAGGACTATCCCACCCTCAATATTCATGGCTATGTGGGCACCTATGAAGCAGCGCTTGCTGCCTTATCCCCCTCTCAACTGCCGACCCGTATGATTTGCTTCCTGGGCAGTACTCTAGGAAATCTCAACCCTCAAGAATGTGAACGCTTCTTTGCTGAGTTAACCCAAGCCCTGCAGCCCGGCGAGTATCTACTGTTGGGGGTAGATTTGCAGAAATCAGTACAGCAATTGGAAGCCGCCTATAACGATAGCCAAGGGGTCACGGCTGCGTTTAATTTGAATATGCTGCATCATCTCAATCAGCGATTTCAAGGGGATTTTCAGGTGGAACATTTCCACCACCAATCTTTTTACAATCGAGAGGAGCATCAGATCGAAATGCATCTCGTGAGCCAAAAAGCTCAGCAGGTGAACCTAGCTGCTCTGGATTTGACGGTTGAGTTTGAACCGGCAGAAACCATCCGTACGGAAATCTCCCGTAAATTTGATTTAGAGACTTTAAAGCAACAGTTGCGCTCCGTCTCTCAGACCTGGGTGCAGTCTTCGGGGGGCAGGGAAACCCCTACATCAAAGGAATTAACCCCTTTGCGAACTTGGACGGATGCCAACCAATGGTTTGGACTGGTGCTTTGCCAATGTCAGGAGAAGGCTCAGGTGGCCCAGGAGGGTTGA